The following DNA comes from Neofelis nebulosa isolate mNeoNeb1 chromosome 3, mNeoNeb1.pri, whole genome shotgun sequence.
GTATTTAAGTGTACCTCTGTGAGCATTAATGTACAAAAAGCATCCTTGGTGATGAAGGAATAGTGTTCTCAAAatagttatattattttctttatatgcttGATTTTAACCCTATGTTTTGCAAGGAACCACCTCTTAGTTTGGTCATATTATTTCACAAGCGGCTCTTTGTTTTCAATGTCAAGGCCATGGTTGAGTTGCTCCTGGTGGTGTAGCCTGTTGGTACTTGCAGTGCTAGAGTACTGCATGCAACACAGCATGATGTGTTTTGGAGCAGTGTCTATGcgtcattgtggttttattatAGGAAGCCTTATTTGAGCAATAATACCTTTTCTATGATTTCCTTTTTGTAGAATTGTGGTGTTTATTTCCAAAAATACTTCTCCGTATCTATATTCAGTATCTAAAACcaatattttagacattttaataaactaTTGCTATGTTTAGaattcttgttttcttaccaaatattacattgatttttatgtactacacactttaaaaaaaaatttttttaacatttattcattattgagagagagagactgagcatgagccggggaggggcagagagagagggagacacaaaatcggaagcaggctccaggctctcagctgtcagcacagagcccgaagtggggctcgaactcacaaactgcgagatcatgacctgacctgaagttggacgctcaaccgactgagccacccaggcgcctctactaCACACTTTTAAAATGCATGAATTCAAAATTTTAACAGCATCCATGCACATAATAAAGTtgaagtttaggggcacctaaCCGATtcctcggttaagcatctgatcttaATTTCAAGGTCAAGATTATCACGGTCACGaggttgagccccgtgttggctctgcactgagtgtggagcctgtttaaaattctctcaccctctgcccctcctccattctctctttttctctctctctctaaaaaacaaggTCTAAGTttaattctaaacatttttttgaaatgtttgagatttttttgaaattctttctgAAGACAGAACTGTTCTTAGACTGCTTGCTGTAAGGGAGGAGTGCTGTAGGCCTCAGGCAGAGGAGGCTGTGGCTGGGGATTAAGTCACCACCATTTGCCCCTCAGTGCCTATTGGCTCCAATTCTCGTCTTCCTCACTTCACATGGTGGCACACGGCCACTAGTAGTTCCTGTGACACCACATTCTTTGGTGTCCTATATTCTTGTGTTTGCTTCTGATGGCTGTTTTTCTACCCCTGTTCTCTAAATATCAATAGTTGGGCTTCTCTGCCTATATGCTTCCCCAGGGTGATCTTACCTAGTGTAATGACTTCAAATACCATTTACCTACTTATGACTCCTAAACTTGTACCTTGACCTCTTCTCTGAGCTGCAGACATATATCCCATCACCTTCTTGAGACCTTCATTCAGATTTCTCATAAACATCTCAAATTTAATTTCCCAAAACAGAACTCTTAATTTCCTCTACCTTCCTAAATCTATTCCTGCCACTGCATTCATTAAGTTAGAAACCAAACTATTGACAAGCATAGTTGCAGCTCTTAGGTTGGCTGTCACACTTCCCTAGATTTAGCCAGCAGAGAGACAATGAGCTCAAATAGACTTAGTCTATTACTTACACAGATAGCAAAAGGAAGATCAGCATGGAGTCAGTGTCCCACATCCCTGGTCCCTACGGATGTCTGTAGGACACTGGACCCCAGAGGCTAAATGACACATAAATGGAGGGTAGCTCTGTTGTTGAAAAAGCTCTCTCTAATGAACTCCAGCCAAACAGTTTTATTAGCCTACATCTGTAGTGAATGGGGGTGAGGTGGAAATCCCATGCTTCACTAGAACCAAGGAGTTGGGTGAGAAATTGCCTCATCGCGGCCTTCTGCAAGACAGGGAAGCAGATGATAAATGGCTTTGTCACAGCTCCTCTAAGACTGCCTATCTTGCCATGTTCCAGGAAGGATCATAGGGCTTTGTCAAGACAGGCTAGACTGGGGTTGAGTGTTGCTAGGTAGATATGCAGTGAGCAAGGTCACCAGGTCACCGTGCTGGAAGCATTATCCTACAGTTATCTTGGATTCCACTCCTTTTTTGCCCCCATATCTAACCCATTAGAAAATCTTGTTAATTCTTCCTCTAAAGTTTATCAGCTCTGCATTGGTATCATCATTATCAACCCAAGTCACACCATGTCCCATTGCAGGTATCACTCTTGCCCTCTTATAACCCATTCTCTATACGGCAGCtaggggaatttttaaaaaatgcaacccTGATCACTCTACACTCTAGCTTACAAAAAGTCAGTGGCTTTATAcatcaaataaaatgaattcttaaCCATAGTCTATAAGGCCTTACATGATCTGGCCCTAAATACCCTTCAGATATCATCTCATATTACTCTACCTCACAATGCTTCAGTCCCAGTGGTCTTTTCATTCTCAGAACATACCAAACATTCTCCTTCACCTCAGGAACTTtatatttgctgttccttttgctTATAACCTGTGTCACCAGGCTTTTTACATGGGCTGGTTCCTGCTCAGCAAttaggtctcagctcaaatgtcctCTCCTCAGAGAAGGCTCGCTTGACCTACCAAAAGTAATCCCCTCGTCTCCAGCTATCCTGCATCCTCTCGTCTTATATGTTTCCTAATTGTGATCTGTGGTTTTCTTGTTTAGATGTTTACTTGTTACTGTCTTGTCTCTCTCATCAGAATGTAGGCAAAAGAGCTTggacattttatgtctttttaccACGATATCCCTAATACCCTATCAGACACAGATTCTCTAATatctgctgaataaataaatgctatttctagtgttttttataaatatataaaacaagaaaatttatATCCTCTTCTTAGCagttaaaacaaacattttaaaatttagttccaCCCTGCTTTCCTAATTCACTCCTTTTTGTCTTCACAGCAGATTTAGTAAAATAATTATGCCCTAGGAGTCAGAATTATTGTGTTTTTATAGAGTAAAACTAGtaataatcaaataatttattatttttaaatgtaaaaatgtgtttattcacAATCCTTGAGAAGTTACCattccttcaaaaaattttttatgaacaAAATGCCAAGAAAAATTACAATAGTAGCTTATGCCAAACCAAAAATATACATCTGATgtatacaaactttaaaaagcgTAACACAGGCAATGTGAATatagattacttttaaaatatttccagtgaCAAAGCTACAACTTAAATTATGTTCAGACAATCATAAATAACAGCATTAcctaatatatttacatatttaaagtatcatatttatttctatgagattaaaaaagatgaaactaTAGATGTCATTGCCTAGCAGTTCAAATATTGAAAGGGCCAcatgattttgttttaagtaCAGCAAGAACTTTAAGTTACTATTTATATCTGGACCTTCCTATATTTTTGAGAACATGCACTGTCATtgctgcaaggaaaaaaaaaacgcactaaggaaaaatcagaaaacagtCTGCTTACTAAAATCATACTCAATCCTCAGCAAAATTAAGACAAGCAATTAGGGAGTGCTTATATCCTTGGCCTTTCAAATTGATACATAAACTTTGGGGAAAAGAAGAGCTCAATGcataaaacaaaatgcatttttatatactgatATGCTTAGTTCCATCCCATTAAAGCACCTTGTATTACAAGGCAAAGGAAAGCTTAATAAAATCAATGGATCCTTTCACACCAGAAAggattttactttgaaatacCCGTATTGCCTTTTTAGgttttcctttcttaataaatCATGCACAGAGAATATGTCCCGTGTAAAATCTTTCTAAGACCATTCATTGgaaatatagaatttttaaaaaatgacacttaGAAATTTAATATATCAATTAACTTAAAGTCAATATTCATTTATACTGGCAGCatgtaaaaggaagagaaaaacctaaatatatattttttcttcaatattatttttaattaccagCTTCAAGTGTCCAAACTCAGAGTTTATTGTAACATATTATCCTTTGTTCAGACTGAATCAACATTATTATACTAGGATATGCAGTAAGTGTAGAAAGAAACGGATACTTCAGCATTTCCTTAGGGTCATCTACTCAATTGTGCTTACTATTagataataaaatttaagtaaGTCATAGGAGTAAATAATGCTGGAAACGGGAACACTATTATATATCTGATCTGGCAGTCCCTCCTCATGCTCCCTTCACATCTGCTGAGAATTAACACAAAATGCCCTAATATTTTCACAGACCTACTGAAATAGGTTTGAGAAGCATTCaaagtaaaattaatgaaattatttttaaaagtgaaaatctaCAAATAGTAAACAGGAATGCTATAAAGATGAgttaaaataaatctaataacATGACAGAaccattaaattgtttttgaaaagcagaagGCAGATGATGAAATTGCACTTAATTCTGAAGCAACTCAGATATAGCCTATCATTTCTATTCCTTTCTAATAAGCATTTACAACATGGTTTCTTATCTCCCTCTTACAAAACGGCTCAGCACAACCATCTATACATTCtagttggtttttaaaatttggtcACAACTGATAAACCGGGTCACACGATTTTACCCTATCGTTTCTGTTGATCTGCATCAGATTGCTTTATGCCAGAATCAGACAGTTCTAATACAGGATTTACAAATCCAGAATACTCAGAATTGCCATTGCCGTCCATTTCGGCACTAACAAAATCATTCTCCCACTCCAGCCCATTGGAATCCTCAGAGGCTGATGTAGGGTTACTTCCAGTCTTCTTGCTGCTGTACTTAAGTGCTGCTCGGAGAATGTCTTCCTCTGTTTTGGAACGCTCTCTCATCGGAAGCATGCGATTCATTCCTATTATTTGGAGAGTTGTTACAAATCTCAGTGAAAATTTAAGAAGCTGTGTCAAAAGACTTACCAGTTAgtaatacagtttttatttaataatcagACTTGGTTTGTTAATTAACTTCAAGAGTCAGTCCTATGGAGGCCTTGCTAAGGAAAGGTTTCTAGTTGGCTCTCTCTCCTACCTGGTCTAGTTTAGTAACTAACTGTGTTAATGACTAGAATAATAACCTCAAAAGTCATATTATCTACAAATCTGATTAGCATACAGTGTGGATGACAGACTCTGGAACTGAAAGACCTCACAGGCTTTAAATCAAACTTAAAAAGatgctacaataaaaataaatttaaagtctGCTGCTTGGGACCCAGATACAAAATAACAGAAGTACAGGACTGTGGAAAGTGTTTAGCTGAGAAGACGACTTAATTAAGTAAGTTAAAGCAATCATTGGTAAAGTTATTCAAGTCCCTTgtatctttgtttgtttcttgataaAAGAAATGGCTTGACTAGAGGACTAAGGTCCATTGCATctcaaaattctataaaatacttAATGCTTACTATTGTTCTAAAGTCCTACATTCTATAATTGGTTCTTCCTTTTTGCGGATTACCTAGttcctaaaatgaaaatgaaaatgaaaacttgagCCTTATTCTGTGAAATAGCCTTTAAAAACCTCCCATGTTTTAGCTACAattttgagtacttactatgtgctataCTCTGTAGtgggtattttatatacattttatttcatcctcacaacattcatatgttcatttgttcaaatatttatggACTGCTCATTGTATgcctcatttcatttcatttcatttcatttcatttcatttcatttcatttcatttcatttcatttatttattttgtgccaggcattttagACACTGTGTATACAATGGTGAATAGTCATCCTTTAAAATAGgtttattattccctttttatgATGAACAAACTGAAGCTGTAAAGAGATTAAGAAATCTCCTGAAAGTACTAGAGCTAGGAAAACATACCAGCtaaaattcaaacccaggtccaTGTTACTTACAGCTTTTGAACTACACACAAAAAAGCCCTACCATTTATAATGAaccaaaagataataaaattttggCTTTACATAGACCACAAGGGGGCAGTAATTCTTCTTATTAAGTACTATAGgttcattaacatttattttctaaagcgCAAGAAACACTAAGAATTAAGTAACTTTCTAAACCATTTATCAACAAATGATAATCACTAATATAGTAAGAGACTAAGAAATTTTTGTACTGATTTTTCATGGTCTTGCACTCATTTCAGTTTAAAGTAAAATACCAAGTGGATTTCTATAAATTAACACAGATTAAAATTTTCAGGTATAATTGTGAATATAAAATACCTTCTTCATCTTCCCACTCTAGATCTAGGGAAGTGCTGTCATCATTTCCACTGGTTGATTTAGTTTTGGTCATTAAATCACAACTGCTTTCTGTATTTGGTGTCAAAACTGTGGCATCTGATGAGAGTCCtagaatatacattaaatataatgtggtcatttattttcttttatcacaaccatttattttgtaatattacCTTTCTCCAAGTATTATTACTTTTAACATCATAAGAAACAATTATTGAAATCATCACATTGGTTAAGTTTCTATTGGGAACAATATAAggcttttcccctttctttctttttatttttttaccatgtAGCGTGATAAACAtgcaaatttaaatgaattatatataggggcaactgggtggctcagtcggttgagcggcggacttcagctcaggtcatgatctcgcggtccgtgagttcaagccccgcgtagggctctgtgctgacagctcagagcctggagcctgtttcagattctgtgtctgtctctctctgaccctcccccgttcatgctctgtctctctctgtctcaaaaataaataaacatttaaaaaaaaattaaaaaaaaaataagtaaacgttaaaataaataaataaatgaattatataaaCTTTTCCAATACAATAAACTCtaggtaatatttttaatagccaaTTATAAAGAGGGACaaaaaaataaacgaacaaatAAAATCAGTCCATGTTTTCAAGAGGAACTGCTTTTGGGGTTCCAACTTTTGAAActtagagaaaaacattttaatcttaatcttttttttttttttaatttttttttcaacgttttttatttatttttgggacagagagagacagagcatgaacgggggaggggcagagagagagggagacacagaatcggaaacaggctccaggctccgagccatcagcccagagcctgaggcggggctcgaactcacggaccggaccgcgagatcgtgacctggctgaagtcggacgcttaaccgactgcgccacccaggcgcccctaatcttaatctttttaatgtttaaaacatttagtctttaatcaatttttaataactaaaatgaGTATACTTTTGTAACTACTTCTTCCCATCTTCCCTTCTTCTGGGAGATGGAGAGGTAGGACcagagtagaaatagaaaaacatgtgCTTGACTCTCCATCCAGATCTACAGTAATACCCTGAGATTTTTCTTTGCTCCAATTCccttttgaaaaggaaagataCAAATGTATAATACAGAACTAGTTAATTGATATATCTgggaaatacaattttaaaggGCAGGAAGTTCTTCTATAGAATGAGAGTCAGGATCTCCATTTATCTGTTTGTTGTGgcattaagtaaaattaaaatgtatgcatatattttaaaagacttacTACTACTTCGAAAAACTTCATACTGTGACTTTACATTTCTTAAACAAGATTCAAAGTCATCTTCTGGTCCTGAActgtaataaaagtaaaagaattttttaatatattcatactAGATGCAACAAAATGCATGCTTATGCTAATGAAGGCATTTTAGTTTGAAGGTCTATCCCACACAAATTTGTAATTACTATACAATTAGAATTACCTAATGAAAATAGGTCCTAATTTTCTTAATGCTAgcaataaattgaaaataataagatTTTGGTTAATCTTGAAGTCAAAGTTTAGTCATAAgcccatttttataatttataataatgaagCACGAACAAGGTTCTTTGAATGAGTGGAAAATACAACTTTGGAATGTGTGTTCTAAAAAACAATCATACATAAACTTTGTTATAAGAAAAAGAGGGGTGCTAAGGAAAACACAAACTAGCAAGGCATAAGCAATTTATCCAAAGGCATTTGGTCTGTTACTGCATTATTTTCTATATGGAAGATATGACCACtcttaaaaacacaatgaaattaatttaaataaatgagcaCTTTCcaatgtaaagaaaacaaatgctCTCAGTCTTTTTACAAAGTAGTGTCTCTATTTTTTAGGGAACACATAAACATAGTATGTATACAAACATCCAGAGCTAAACCATGTTCTCtttgtaaataacattttctacTACAAAGGGAAGTATTATGTTTCACTGTTTACCTTTGACATTCTCCATTGTTCGAAGGATGGTATCGCTGCACAACTCTCTGCCTTTCTTGCTTTGGAAACATAATGCAATACAAAATCACTCTGTtgtaaagttatatttaaaaaaaaatctttcatgtaACACCAAAAGGTAATTTTTTCCtagttcctaaaaaaaaaaaacaaacttaaaaagttattccattgaagtttttttaaaaaaaaaatgtatcactgTTCATTTCTATATCCTCTTATTTATGGATAGAATCTCTATCCTTGTATAATCCTTGAGGGCTCAGAATATTTACagtgttattaaaaataacttttaaaacaggTATATATTGGTGTACTCAACATTCTTATTATACCCAAGAACTTATAATAACTGGAAGGATGAGgggtaagaaaaaaatagttaaaacagtGGATGAAGTTCTATTTTGGCTgaaataaatagcaataaaacaaaagatcTAGAAGATCTGGCCGAGCTgactcagaaataataaaaacaaaggatttagaaAACCTGTCAAGAGTTAGGGCtttgataaactttaaaaaaaaaaaaaagtggtgctTGGGCGgctcggttaaccatctgactcctgattttggctcaggtcatgatgtcagggtttgtgagatcgagctctgcattggactttgcactgacagtgcggagcctgcttgggattctctctctctctctctctctctctctctctctctctcccaaaaatagataaactttggaggaaaaaaagagttagGGTTCTGATGCTTATTAGCTGTGTATCCCTGGCATGGTCTCTACTTTCTGTTTATCTGTAAATTACAGATGGCTGTAATACTGCCCTAACACACTCATAATGCTATTGTGAAAATCGAATTGatttgcatatatgtgtgtatgtttgtgtgccAGTGTATGTTGTACAGACTCTTATGTGTTTCTGGAAAACtcagagaacccaaatagatgcTGCATATGGAATGCTTTTGTCTTTAAAAGGTGAGCAGTAGAGATTTTATTATAGTAAGAAGAGTTATCTAAAGTATagccagaaaaatatttttatttcctagtaGGTGAgttaatttttaacctttttcaCAAGTTAgaatatattgaaaaacaaaaaaaaaaccaaaaaaccccattTTCCCACATAATCTAATTAATCTGCTGAAACAATTTAATAAAAACGGGAGGGGAGcgggaagagaaagagatagggacaaagaaagagagaaagggcactGGTCGCATATAAATTCATGGCAATATGACACATGatttttcagtttctctgttACAATAATTCTTATGTGACATGATCTTCGTACTACTTCAGTTAATATTACAGCACAGAGTTCACACAGGCAAAATATGGAGGAAGATGCTAAGTAGGATAACTGACCAAGCACTGCTGTGCTTTGAACTGCGGCTCTACCATTTATTAACTGCAGGATctcaagcaagttacttaacatctctgtcccctggtttcctcatctataaaatgaggactgAAAATGCTACCTATTTCCTAGGATTGTTGTCAGTATtaaacaaggtaaaacatgtaaACTAATTAAAACACTTCCTGACATAACAGGCTCCGTAAATGCCTGTTATTAATAGTGGTCTGGCAATTACAGTAATGCCATATTAGCATACAGCATGGTGAGATATAATAAATCTGTTGCCTTCTCTGATAATATGCCAAAGATTTCTCAAGACTCAAACTCCCAGTCTCCCAAAGACACAAGAGTAAAGATGAGAAATATACAATATCTGAAGATGAGGCAAACTGTCTAGCTTACCAGATTCAAAGAAGTGGAAGAAATTCTAGCAGTTCAACGATTGGTCTAAAAAATACTcacaaaagcaaactaaaaagTGCTGTAGAAATTATTTGATGCTATTCCTAGTTGTTAAAGACGAACTAATTTGCCTTTAAAATTCCTacgaatgggggcgcctgggtggctcagtcggttaagcatccgactgttgatttcagctcaggtcaagatctcacggtttgtgggatgaagccctgcatggggcttctgtgctgacagcgcagagcctgcttgggattctgtctctctctctctctctgcccctcccctgcttgtgcactctctctctcaaaataaataaactagaaaataaaaatgaaaattcctaagaatatatgcataaatacatTTGCTGTTAAACAAGAAGCCCTTGATTCTGGGGGGTGGAAGAAGTCTCAATTGAGATTTGTCAGAGAAAATCAGGAGATGAGCAGCCCTGACATATGTTGGGGTCTTTTCCCCTCACCTCCAAGAGCTTTCGCTGCTTTGCTGCCCTGGCTGCTTCACGCTGTGCAGCGTATAAAGCTTCTTCTTCTAGTCTTAACTTCTCTTCTTGTAAGGCTAACTGTACATGAACAAAACAATAAGGATTAACAAAAACCAGAACCTGTCtgactgctctaaaaataaaatgtttgtttgtaaaattaaaaataaattattaaaaaaataaatgacctcTATAAAGCATAACAGAATTGAAATTTTTGTGATTTCTCATTTCAATTTCTCCTCttacaaaataattcaaatgataTCAAAGATATTATAGAACTGTTTAGAAGCTGAATTATGAAGTAGTAGCATTTAATTTGCAGAAATACAAAATTGTTTCTTTAGAATATATAGTGATCTTCATGCTCAACAATTGTTCCAATGCCTATCACTCTGACTAGTTTAATGGTTTTGGCTCTCCTGAGTCCAAGGTCTTTAAACTAAGGCCAATCATACCACCATCTATCAAAGTGAAGTAAGCTTTCACAAAGTTCATGTCTCATTGATGCACGTGTCCTGAATTTTATTACCACCAAGCTATTCAGCAATTagtttcaa
Coding sequences within:
- the AP1AR gene encoding AP-1 complex-associated regulatory protein isoform X2, which encodes MGNCCWTQCFGLLRKEAGRLQRVGGGGGSKYFRTCSRGEHLTIEFENLVESDEGESPGSSHRPLTEEEIVNLRERHYDSIAEKQKDLDMKIQKEQERQRVVQRYHPSNNGECQSSGPEDDFESCLRNVKSQYEVFRSSRLSSDATVLTPNTESSCDLMTKTKSTSGNDDSTSLDLEWEDEEGMNRMLPMRERSKTEEDILRAALKYSSKKTGSNPTSASEDSNGLEWENDFVSAEMDGNGNSEYSGFVNPVLELSDSGIKQSDADQQKR
- the AP1AR gene encoding AP-1 complex-associated regulatory protein isoform X1 encodes the protein MGNCCWTQCFGLLRKEAGRLQRVGGGGGSKYFRTCSRGEHLTIEFENLVESDEGESPGSSHRPLTEEEIVNLRERHYDSIAEKQKDLDMKIQKELALQEEKLRLEEEALYAAQREAARAAKQRKLLEQERQRVVQRYHPSNNGECQSSGPEDDFESCLRNVKSQYEVFRSSRLSSDATVLTPNTESSCDLMTKTKSTSGNDDSTSLDLEWEDEEGMNRMLPMRERSKTEEDILRAALKYSSKKTGSNPTSASEDSNGLEWENDFVSAEMDGNGNSEYSGFVNPVLELSDSGIKQSDADQQKR